Genomic DNA from Cupriavidus pauculus:
GTCGCCTACCTGTCGGTGACCGGTGGCAGCCTGGACTGGCCGTTCTATGCGATGTTCGGCTATGGCATCCTCCAGTTCCTGTTTCTCGCGCGGCTGGCGGGATGGTTCTCCGCCTCGGGCACCACGCCGGCGTTCTGGGCCTTCAGCTTCGGCGTGACCGCGCTGGGCCTCGCCTGCCTGCGCGCCGCGACGATTGCGCCGAACTCGCTGTTCGCGAGCCTGGCGCTGCCGCTGTTCATTTTCGTCAACGTCTTTATCGGGGCGCTGTTCCTGATGACGCTGCGGCTGCTGTGGCAGGGGCGCCTGTTCCGCCGCACGGCTTGAACACACGGTCAAAACCCTGTCGGACGGGGACCGATGGCGGCCACGCCCCGGAAGCGTGCACAATGCGCAATGCGCGCCGGCTGCCGTCCGGCGCGCCCATCCAAATCCGGTAGCGCAAGGGGTATTCATGGCCGAACCGACGGGCTCCACGGGCCTGCATCACAAGACGTTCCTGTTACTGCTGGCTGCCGTCACGATCGCATTTTTCTGGATCCTGCTGCCGTTCTATGGCGCGGTATTCTGGGGCGCCGTGCTGGCGATCATCTTCGCGCCGCTGCAACGGCGGCTCGTGGCCGCGCTGCATGGGCGGGCCAATATCGCCTCGCTGCTGACGCTGCTTCTGGTCTTGCTGCTGGTGATCCTGCCGCTGACGCTCATCGCGATCTCGCTCGTCAACGAGGGCATGAACCTCTACGAGAGCATCAAATCGGGACAGATCAACTTCGGCGTCTATTTCCAGCGCGCGGTCGATGCGCTGCCGCCTTACTTCCGTGACCTGCTGTCGCGCTTCGACGTGCAGAGCCTGTCCGACCTGCAGCAGAAGCTCAGCGCCAGCGCGATGCAGACCAGCCAGTTCCTGGCCACGCGCGCGCTCAGCATCGGCCAGAACACCGCGCATTTGCTGATCGGCTTCGGCATCATGATGTATCTGCTGTTCTTCCTGCTGCGCGACGGCCCGCAACTGTCGCGGCGCGTGCGCATCGCGGTGCCGCTGAGCGCGTCGCACAAGCAGCATCTGATCAAGAAGTTCACGATGGTCGTGCGCGCGACGGTCAAGGGCAATATCGCGGTGGCGGTCGTGCAGGGCTCGCTCGGTGGCGTGATCTTCGCGATCCTCGGCATCCAGGGCTCGATGCTCTGGGGCGCGATCATGGCGTTCCTGTCGCTGCTGCCCGCGGTCGGCGCGGCGCTGATCTGGCTGCCTGTGGCCGTGTATTTCCTGCTGACCGGCGACCTCGTCAAGGGCTTCGTGCTGATCGGCTTCGGCACACTCGTCATCGGCATGGTCGATAACGTGCTGCGCCCGATTCTGGTGGGCAAGGACACGCAGATGCCGGACTACGTCGTGCTGATCTCGACGCTGGGCGGTATGGCGCTGTTCGGTCTCAACGGGTTCGTGATCGGGCCGCTCGTGGCGGCCCTGTTTATCGCCTGCTGGGATCTGCACAGCATCGGTGAAGGCGCGCCGCCCGAGACGCTGCGCGAGGAAGCGCAGGGCGGGCCCGCGCGGGCGGAGGCGCAGGAAGCTCGCTTGCGCGCCGAAAAAGACCGCGCCACGGCCGACTGAGCGTGCCGGGCGCGCCGAAGTTGGCGCCTCTGCGAGATTCGCGCCCCTAGGTCCGCGCGCATAACTCGAGGCAGAATTCGAGAAATGCCTCCACCGCAGCCGGCGGTAACCGGCGGGACGGCCGCACGATATAGAGCGGAAACGTTTCGCCGGGCCAGTCGGGAAACAGATCCACGAGCGCGCCGCTGGCCATCAGCGGCTCCACGCTGAGCGCCAGCACCTGCGCGATACCCGCGCCGGCGAGGCAGGCGCCGATCAGCGTATCGCCGTCGGACAACGTCAGCCGGCCCTTCGTCTCCACCGTGATGGTTTCCTTGCCGCGCATAAACAGCCATTCGAACGGCTTGCCGCGCTGCGGATCGATAAACTGGATGCAGTCGTGCTCGACCAGCTTGCGCGGCGTCTTCGGCTGGCCGTACTGCCGCAGATAGGCGGGGGATGCCACGGTCAGCACGCGCGTATCCAGCAGCTTGCGCGAGGTCATGCCCGACGAGCGTGGCTGGCCGAAACGCACCGCCATATCGACACCGGCCGCGACGAGGTCCGATGAGTCGGGCAACGTCACCGTGGTCAGTTCCACTTCCGGATAGCGCTGCGTAAACCTGCCCAGCGCGGACGCCAGCACATGCCGCGCGAATATCGGGTTCAGGCTCACGCGCAAGGCGCCGCGCACGTTCGTGGCCGCGCCCGATACCGCGTTCGCGGCTTCCTCGATGCCCGACAGATGCGGCGCGGCCAGTTCGTAGAGCCGCGCGCCTT
This window encodes:
- a CDS encoding AI-2E family transporter, whose translation is MAEPTGSTGLHHKTFLLLLAAVTIAFFWILLPFYGAVFWGAVLAIIFAPLQRRLVAALHGRANIASLLTLLLVLLLVILPLTLIAISLVNEGMNLYESIKSGQINFGVYFQRAVDALPPYFRDLLSRFDVQSLSDLQQKLSASAMQTSQFLATRALSIGQNTAHLLIGFGIMMYLLFFLLRDGPQLSRRVRIAVPLSASHKQHLIKKFTMVVRATVKGNIAVAVVQGSLGGVIFAILGIQGSMLWGAIMAFLSLLPAVGAALIWLPVAVYFLLTGDLVKGFVLIGFGTLVIGMVDNVLRPILVGKDTQMPDYVVLISTLGGMALFGLNGFVIGPLVAALFIACWDLHSIGEGAPPETLREEAQGGPARAEAQEARLRAEKDRATAD
- a CDS encoding LysR family transcriptional regulator; translated protein: MSFDGRLLSGMSVLAAVVESGSFTRAGDVLGLSASGVSRAVSRLEERIGVRLLDRTTRALHLTSEGARLYELAAPHLSGIEEAANAVSGAATNVRGALRVSLNPIFARHVLASALGRFTQRYPEVELTTVTLPDSSDLVAAGVDMAVRFGQPRSSGMTSRKLLDTRVLTVASPAYLRQYGQPKTPRKLVEHDCIQFIDPQRGKPFEWLFMRGKETITVETKGRLTLSDGDTLIGACLAGAGIAQVLALSVEPLMASGALVDLFPDWPGETFPLYIVRPSRRLPPAAVEAFLEFCLELCART